The sequence CAGTGTACAGGCATGGTGGCATAAATTGATCAATCAGGAACAGCCGCAAGGTTGGGAGAGCCAGATTGGTAACGAGCCTGTAATCAATTTTGGGCTTACATATGGGCGTTCCTGGACGCTATCACAAAAATTTGATGTGATATCAACTGCCGGCGCAGAGACAGGTACAGGTTTCAACAATCTATATGCCGGTGTAACGGTAAGAGCAGGAGAAATTCGGCCAATGGATCGCTCTGCAATCACCGCAAGCATGCCGGAGACTGGCACTATGCCTGATTTTCGGAAGAACGAATGGTATCTGCTTTTTGGCATTAAAAACACCTTCGTAATTCATAATACACTCATTGAGGGAAACCTTTTTCGCCCGTCAAAAAACGGTCATACCCAATCGGCTGAATTTTACCTGTTCGACATCATAACAGGTTTTGCTTACAGCACAAATGCAGTTACCTGGAAGGCGACAGTGCACCGGCTAAGCCCCGAATTAGCCGGCGGTGGAAATCACACCTTTGCAAGTTTAGAAATGGCTGTGAGGTTTTAATGATGATCCTGATCCATCCAAAGAAATATGTTTTGATAGCGGTCATAATTTCACTGTTGACCGGCAGCGTGGATGTAATGTCAGGTCAACATACCGCCACAGACAATGCCGATAGCCTTAATACCAACCGACTGCGAACCGTAATAGGTGCAACCTCAGCCTTTTACGCCGGTGGCTTATACTTTCTGAATAACATTTGGTACAAAGATGATCAGCCGGTTCCGTTCCATTTTTACAACGACTGGTCCGGCTGGAAGCAGGTTGATAAAGCCGGTCACATGTATAGCAGCTATTATATAAGCAAAAAGGGAATCGACGCCCTGCGATGGGCGGGAGTTTCAGAAAAAAAAGCCGTCTGGCTGGGCGGCTCGATGAGTATCGTCATGCTAACACCAATAGAAATATTTGACGGCCTGTTTGATGGCTATGGATTTTCAGTGACCGATATGATTGCCAATACGGCCGGCAGTGCGTTGGCGGTTGGTCAGGAACTGCTCTGGCAAGAGCAGCGAATCAGGATGAAGTTTTCCTATTATCCCACGCGGTATCCTGGGTATCGGCCTTCCTATTTTGGAGAATCACGGATAACACATTTCTTTACCGATTACAATGGTCACACCTACTGGCTCTCGGCCAATATCTCTTCCTTTTTGCCTGATTCAAATTTTCCAGGGTGGTTGGATATTGCATTCGGATACGGGGCAGATGGACTGCTGGGCGAGTTTGAAAACCCACAATATTCCCGGCAAGTCAGGCTGCCTGACTTTGAACGTACCCGTCAGCTCTACCTGTCGATTGATCTGAACCTGGAAGCGATTCAAACCCGGAGTAAATTCATTCGAGGTTTGCTTGGAGCGTTGAATATGATCAAAATACCCGCCCCGGCTATTGAGTTTAACAGCTCCGGGCGCATTAAGCTACATCCCGTTTACTTCTGAACAAACGATAAAGGGAGTTTCTTCAGAAAAGTACTTTTTTTTGAACCGTATTCACCGCACCCCGTAGGGATCCCTATGGGAGAGGCGCAAAGACCGCAGAGAAGGTTTGCCACGCCCCGATAGGTTCCATATGGGAGATGGCTCGGAATATGTTAAACATTCGAATTTACAAATCTTGCTATTCCCAAATATATTGTACCAATAACTTCATGAGTAGCAGGTATACCGGGCAATTGGAACAGAGACACACAAACAAACACTTCCGTGCCTCTGTGGCTACAACCTTTGCGGCCTCCCCGCCTCTGCGGTAAAGAAATTTTTCGCCAGTGTGCCCTTCTTTTTGCGCGTACAGTAACAGATATCCTTTATCAAATCAACACTAATCTGTTACGATCATGAAACATCCAGAAAAAAAATCTAACCAATTAAGCAGCTTTAAAGGCGTACTTCTGCTGCCGGTCAGCCTGATGCTGATTCTTCTGAGCTCCTGCTCGGAGAACGGCACCTCGGTGGAACCGCCGGCTAATACTGAAGATGTCGATGAATTCCTGCAGGGACTCCCTTCATGGAGTCAGTTCTCTCCACCGGGACAATCCCAGCCCCCAACCGAAACCGGTGAATCGCAGACCGAAGAAGATGTGGTCCTGGATGTGGAGGTGATTAACGATGAGGGAGAGATCGAGCTGCTGGAAGATGTGACCTACTCCTGCCAGGTGCAGCCCTTTACCCTTACCGAGAACCCTCAGCAGATCGCCATGTACTCACCCGACCGTGAGATTCTTTATGCAGGCGGACTCATCCAGGGCAAGAGCCATCGCGACGGCCTCGGCAGCCTTCTGCCGCTGCCTATTTCCGAGCGTGCACCGATAAACGTATCCATACCCGGTTTGGCCAATGATGACAATTTCCGTACGGTAGATAACCCGAGTCAGGCAGCTGTTGATCAGGCGATCGGTTCCATGATCGGCGGGGCCACGGCCAGCGGTTTGTCCACGCCCAGTTCCATCAGTTTCAAAATGGAGACCTACCACAGCGAGAAGCAGTCGGCCCTGCAGATGGGTTTGTCGGGGAATTATCTTGGGTTTGAGGCATCCGCCAGCGGAAGCATCGACCGTAAGCGATCTGAAAAAACGGTAACCGCCCAGTTCTACCAGAAGATGTATGAAGTGGTGGTGGAGGCCCCGCAGAGTCCGGGCGACTTTTTCAGTGATGAATTTACCGAAGCCAAACTTCAGCAGCAGATTGATCAGGGCCGCATCGGTCCGGATAA comes from Rhodohalobacter mucosus and encodes:
- a CDS encoding lipid A deacylase LpxR family protein, which translates into the protein MAHLAMGQHAIKKPLKNELRVTSVNDNYAPPFRDRYFTNGLSITYSRATEGTFLEKITKSEETAKSIIRIGISHEIYTPENISETNPLSNDRPYAGYLFTNITVNTFWESKNSLRLALHTGIIGPLAAGGSVQAWWHKLINQEQPQGWESQIGNEPVINFGLTYGRSWTLSQKFDVISTAGAETGTGFNNLYAGVTVRAGEIRPMDRSAITASMPETGTMPDFRKNEWYLLFGIKNTFVIHNTLIEGNLFRPSKNGHTQSAEFYLFDIITGFAYSTNAVTWKATVHRLSPELAGGGNHTFASLEMAVRF
- a CDS encoding DUF2279 domain-containing protein encodes the protein MMILIHPKKYVLIAVIISLLTGSVDVMSGQHTATDNADSLNTNRLRTVIGATSAFYAGGLYFLNNIWYKDDQPVPFHFYNDWSGWKQVDKAGHMYSSYYISKKGIDALRWAGVSEKKAVWLGGSMSIVMLTPIEIFDGLFDGYGFSVTDMIANTAGSALAVGQELLWQEQRIRMKFSYYPTRYPGYRPSYFGESRITHFFTDYNGHTYWLSANISSFLPDSNFPGWLDIAFGYGADGLLGEFENPQYSRQVRLPDFERTRQLYLSIDLNLEAIQTRSKFIRGLLGALNMIKIPAPAIEFNSSGRIKLHPVYF